In Tamandua tetradactyla isolate mTamTet1 chromosome 7, mTamTet1.pri, whole genome shotgun sequence, the following are encoded in one genomic region:
- the LOC143690116 gene encoding olfactory receptor 6C4-like — MKNQTLLTEFILLGLTDIPELQVALFVLLFLTYIFSIIGNLIIITLTLLDSQLHTPMYFFLRNFSFLEISFTTTFTPRLLYSILTGNKSISFTGCFAQYFFTIFLGATEFYLLAAMSYDRFVAICKPLHYTIIMSNRVCVQLVLCSWLGGFLIILCPIILTSKLDFCASNVLNHYYCDYGPLLEISCSDTSLLELVDFILAFVTLVVTLVLVILSYTNIIRTILNIPATQQRKKAFSTCSSHMIVISLSYGSCIFMYIKPSAKGVAFNKGVAVLNTSVAPLLNPFIYTLRNKQVKQAFKDVTRKVLSF, encoded by the coding sequence ATGAAAAACCAAACACTTCTGACTGAATTCATTTTGCTGGGACTAACAGACATTCCAGAGCTTCAAGTTGCACTTTTTGTACTTCTTTTCCTCACCTACATATTCAGCATCATTGGAAACCTGATCATCATCACCCTGACGCTACTGGATTCCCAACTCCATActcccatgtatttcttcctccgGAATTTCTCCTTCTTGGAAATTTCCTTTACAACCACTTTTACTCCTAGGCTGCTATACAGCATCTTGACTGGAAACAAGAGCATCAGCTTTACAGGCTGCTTCGCTCAGTATTTCTTTACAATATTCCTTGGAGCCACAGAATTTTACCTTCTTGCTGCCATGTCCTATGACCGCTTTGTAGCAATCTGCAAACCCctacattatacaatcatcatgaGCAACAGGGTTTGTGTCCAGCTGGTTCTCTGCTCTTGGCTGGGTGGATTCCTGATCATCTTATGCCCAATCATCCTGACAAGCAAACTGGATTTCTGTGCCTCCAATGTGCTGAATCACTATTATTGTGATTATGGACCCCTCTTGGAGATATCCTGCTCAGACACAAGTCTGCTGGAACTGGTAGACTTTATCTTAGCATTTGTGACATTGGTGGTCACCCTAGTATTGGTGATTCTCTCCTACACAAACATCATCAGGACCATTCTGAATATCCCTGCCACCCAGCAAAGGAAAAAGGCTTTTTCCACTTGTTCCTCACACATGATTGTTATCTCCCTCTCTTATGGCAGCTGCATCTTCATGTACATAAAACCTTCAGCCAAAGGAGTCGCCTTCAATAAGGGAGTAGCTGTGCTCAATACTTCAGTTGCCCCTTTATTGAACCCCTTCATTTACACTCTTAGGAATAAGCAAGTAAAACAAGCCTTCAAAGATGTGACCAGAAAGGTTTTGAGTTTTTAA